In Halovivax gelatinilyticus, the following are encoded in one genomic region:
- a CDS encoding aminotransferase class V-fold PLP-dependent enzyme, with translation MSIESWRDRFPAIADEGWVHLRNCSVGPVPRSGLEARREYERYWVTKARPWDEWLVAVEDAKESFAALINAEPDEIAVVSSATSAISQVASAFDYTDRHEVVTSTLDFPTVPQFWHAQRERGAALKFADPGDRRYVPVESYAEQLTEDTLMVCTAHASPFTGGLIDVESVADAVHDRGGYLFVDAYQSAGIVPIDVKAQNIDMLTTGTLKFLLGGPGIAFLYVRKELANQLEPTSRGWFGVEETFDFDIYEPGYADGTRRFELGTPAVSNAYTATAGIETIREFGVENVRDRVVSLTDRAIETAERYGFSVATPHESDRRGGLVNVQVADAKRVTKDLHERGFNVSSRAGGIRVAPHFFTYDEEIDAVFEVIDEIAEPREP, from the coding sequence ATGTCAATCGAGTCGTGGCGTGACCGGTTTCCGGCCATCGCCGACGAAGGCTGGGTCCATCTCCGAAACTGTTCCGTCGGTCCGGTTCCACGGAGCGGCCTGGAGGCCCGGCGGGAGTACGAGCGATACTGGGTGACGAAGGCTCGGCCGTGGGACGAGTGGCTGGTGGCCGTCGAAGACGCAAAGGAGAGCTTCGCCGCGCTCATCAACGCCGAACCCGACGAAATCGCCGTCGTTTCGAGTGCGACCTCGGCCATTTCACAGGTGGCGAGCGCGTTCGACTATACGGACAGACACGAAGTCGTCACGTCCACGCTCGACTTTCCGACCGTCCCGCAATTCTGGCACGCCCAGCGCGAGCGGGGAGCCGCGTTGAAATTTGCCGATCCGGGTGATCGACGGTACGTGCCGGTCGAGTCCTACGCCGAGCAGCTGACCGAAGACACCCTCATGGTCTGTACGGCCCACGCCTCACCGTTCACCGGCGGCCTCATCGACGTGGAATCGGTCGCCGACGCCGTTCACGACCGCGGTGGGTACCTGTTCGTCGACGCCTACCAGTCGGCGGGGATCGTCCCGATCGACGTCAAAGCACAGAACATCGATATGCTCACGACCGGGACGTTGAAGTTCTTACTCGGCGGGCCGGGGATCGCATTTCTCTACGTGAGAAAGGAGCTGGCCAACCAGCTCGAACCGACGAGTCGCGGCTGGTTCGGGGTGGAAGAGACGTTCGACTTCGACATCTACGAGCCGGGCTACGCGGACGGAACCCGGCGCTTCGAACTCGGAACGCCCGCGGTATCGAACGCGTACACGGCCACCGCCGGCATCGAGACCATCCGCGAGTTCGGGGTCGAAAACGTCAGAGACCGCGTCGTTTCCCTGACCGATCGAGCGATCGAAACCGCCGAACGCTACGGATTCTCGGTCGCGACGCCACACGAGAGCGACCGTCGAGGGGGGCTCGTCAACGTGCAGGTGGCCGACGCAAAACGGGTGACGAAGGACCTCCACGAGCGCGGATTCAACGTCAGCAGCCGGGCCGGTGGCATCCGCGTCGCACCCCATTTCTTCACGTACGACGAGGAAATCGACGCCGTCTTCGAGGTGATCGACGAGATCGCCGAGCCGCGAGAACCCTGA
- a CDS encoding RidA family protein, whose product MKKTVIGADVGSDLSVFDSVDGVSGLPHSEAVVVDHGTHKQLYVSGTGPLDSNGDVVAPDDVAKQLQYVLDTIEELLALAGGDLRDVVRLELVTEALDDDEYIETCRVRESVLPDDHLPASTMITSPSVGLDGMRIEADAEAVIPADEWELEHVSR is encoded by the coding sequence ATGAAAAAGACCGTTATCGGTGCTGACGTCGGGAGCGACCTGTCGGTGTTCGATTCCGTCGACGGCGTTAGCGGCCTCCCGCACTCGGAGGCGGTGGTCGTCGATCACGGGACGCACAAGCAGCTGTACGTCTCGGGGACCGGTCCGCTGGATTCGAACGGGGACGTCGTCGCGCCCGACGACGTCGCGAAACAGCTCCAATACGTCCTCGATACGATCGAAGAGTTACTGGCGCTCGCCGGCGGTGACCTGCGCGACGTCGTCAGGCTCGAACTCGTCACCGAAGCACTCGACGACGACGAGTACATCGAGACCTGCCGCGTCCGCGAATCGGTCCTGCCCGACGATCACCTGCCGGCGAGCACGATGATCACATCGCCGAGCGTGGGCCTCGACGGGATGCGAATCGAAGCCGACGCCGAGGCCGTCATCCCGGCCGACGAGTGGGAACTAGAACACGTCTCCAGATAA